gaaaaaaagggacaaaaaatataatttttgtaaagaaaattATACACATTTTAAAGATTTCGGATACTAAGAAACATAgacataaattttaaaatatacgAAGTTACATAGAGTTCAAATATATCTAAATCCTTGACTTAAACCCAAGTCCTACAAATTATGAATATACCTAGAGCTTTAGCATATCTCAACCTCCAGAATTATAGAAACTTACAcagtatattaataattaaaacttgTAACATTGAGCTTTAGAAATTCGGATGAATATATATCATCACTCTTTTTGTAATGGAGAAAATAGTTAGATACGTATAGCCCTCTATTTCAATTACATGCAAATTTATTTCTATATGAAGTAGCAAAGGATgccaattcttttcttttgattttttttttccatgcaGAGAAAAGCGGCTGAGTGACCTTTGTTAACACAAATAGAGAAAGATAGTtctattttaaaaactttaagggTGTTAAGTGATATAATAAAAAATCTCAGGAATGATGTCTGAAATTATTCCTTCCTTCAAATAATTAAAGATTTACTCATCAGTAAAGTAGGAGGGTTAATTAGTTtgccttttgcttttgttttcatcatttaGTTGGTTCATAACCCTCAAATAATAATGTAAGATATAGCTGAGGTGTATGGCTCTTAAACCTAAAAGTTTATCAAAATTCAATTTTGGGGAGAAATTGATACACGTTCATAATATTGGGGTTGAGTTTACGTCCTTTTGAATTCGTCAATTTAAGAcatgaaattggtcaatttcTTTGTTAATTTTGGAGGGGAACAGAGATAAACAGTTAGATACCTATGGCCCCAGTTACAACTACGCTGGATTCTTTATTCAGGTTTGGTGCATTTTGTTTCTATTTCAAGTATCCCAAGTAGGGACTTGGATCCTTGTCCTTGCTCTTTCTGAAAATCTACCAactcttttcattttcattttcattttcattttcatttcaaTGTGGGGTTTGGTGACCTTCGTTAACAACAAAATGTCACATCACCTCTTCAAAATGACACGTACGTACGtacatatgtgtgtgtatttgtTATAGATagataattttattaaaaaaatcttttctatgctgaaaaataaaacaaacgaTAAAACTTTTGATGGCAATTTTCCTCGAAATTCTAATGAATCCTACAGCTTCAAAAAAATCCGTACATGTCTTCATAGCCAGACCTATTATTTAACGAGCACAACCAAAAACATGAATTTTACATATGCTacaacatttcaaaaataaaaaagctaATGCGAAAagcaaatttgagaaaattaagaAACACACCAAAAGAAAATCTTAGAAATGGAAAACATTTCCGATATAAAAATTTAGGAGATAGAAAATAATTAAGAGAGAAAAAGCGGGACTTTTGAAACAGAGAAGAAGGACGGGGTCTACGGCTTAGACTTTTGAAACTTTTTTGGAGGTAACTTTTGGACACTGTTAATTGTGATTAAATATCCGAACAAATTACGTTAATGTCTGCTTGACAAATTCGATGTCGTAAAATAACATTAAATATTCTTTAGGTTCCGTTTGAGATTACGGTGACTTATAAAGAAACACTTCTGATACAAGTAATTTtaataaaagtacttttaaaagtataattacATAAGCACTTTTAATACTCACTTGTGTttggttttaatttttaaaaaaagcatTTCTATTTGTATATTGACAAACATAGCCCTAAAATTAATACTAAATTTATGCCAAAGGAATATTACATACATACTTTTCTCTTACCACTATTTCACTCTCAAATTTCacttatattatttttttttgataatggCTTAAAGTAATGATTAttgtaaatttatattaaaGGAAACAAATTATTAAAAGTTTTCTAGCTACAAACTTTTTTAGTTGAGAAAATTATGAGTTACGACAAATTCTAGGAACACTAGCAAACGTAAATCAAGTatttaacttaaaaaaaaaaagaaactttatTTTCCTACACCATTTGGACCTACAAATAAAGAATTAAGAATGACATAATTACATCACTTTGTTTTCACGAAGGGCACTCATCATGTAGAAGTGTTACTCCTACTTATTGAACAATCGTATTTATAAGCATTCCAGAAGTGTTGAGTAAAGCATTCTACTAATGTAGgataaaaatatcaaattttaaatCTAAAACATTTTTTAACGTAAAAGTAATTCAAGAAGCACCAAATATTGGCTTTTCGGAGAAGTGTGATTGAAGCCAAAAGCTGGGGTCCTTAAGTTACGGGAAATTAATTACCAAACAGTTTAGAAATACTTTTAGCacttaaaagttttttttttgttgtaaacACAATACATCCTCAAATAGGCCTTTATTTCTTGAGCTTGTTGACATTTTTTAAACTAAGCATATTTAGAATTTCAGTAGTATTAGAAGTTGATTTGTTATTTGGTAACTAGATTAGAATTGATGTCAAAATTGGTTTAGGCAATCGAGTTGAGCCATGTTTTGGTATTATAATTAGAATAGGATTTGTGGTTATGTTTGTCTATTAAAGGACTTGGAGTCGTAAGTTTGTAATCAAGGGAAATTAGTGAATTGAAACAGAATATTTTGTTTCCTTCCGTGTCTttcttattatttattatttgtaAGATTTAGAGTTAAATCCTCATGTAGAGGCTGTTAATTGTAATTAGATCATCGAACACACGACATtgatctctatttttttttaataactcatgtttttttattttataacgGTAATTagttagagttttttttttagttagaGTTTGAACCCCGACAAATCTGAAATATCCATTAATTCCTTCACTTATATAGAATTCCTCACTAGTTTGCCTAGTCATTAGTTTAGATTCTCTTGCCGTTCGGCTAAAGTATTAGTGTTAAGATTTCAGTCAACATTCGCATATATTTGGTGTGTGTTTTccaattatttttaattatgtttTCATCTCACATAAACATTTCATAAAAATATCACGGCAAACAAAAAACTCTCGTATATAACCATCCaaatggaggagaaaaaaatctaTTATCTCTTTGTAAAATTACTATTCTTGctcaataattttcttttttgttttttttaatataacaaAAGAAAGGGTAGAACCAAGCAAAATAAGATAACAGGGTGGTGTGAGAATGAACTCATATTTCAACTATTGGATGATAACCAACCAAGTTAGTTTAATTAGCCAGTGGAGGAGAACATTTAAGACGTTTAATGCAAATTTCCATCGTGTAAGTTAAATCAAGAAAACACAAAAGGTGCACCATTTTAGGTTTGAGGTAAAATTTGactctctttatttttttgaattaattttgtatAAATTATCAGTGTATATAATATCATTTTTTAATGTATGTCACttaatttgaatttcattttgcaCGTACAAGAGTGCAAATATAAAATTTGttcgtttctttctttccttttttaccCTAAGAATCTGGCCGGATCCCTTCCAAAGTAAagttaagaataaatacaaTTGCAACAACTATTGAAATAAATAAACCACTGAGTTACATCATATTCTCTTGTTTTGTGTGtctatatatgtatgtatgtatatatatatatatgtgtgtgtactagtacacacacatacacacatacaaaactacacacacatacacacatacaAAAGAGAGCGACATTTCAGAAACTGTAGGCTAACGTTATCATAATTAACACTAAATCCATTTCTTGCCATGCTTTATGCTTATCTCCAAGTTTCTGGCCTTAACGCCCTTAACTACCAACCCTATCCGCTAATGAAAACCAAAAAGGTGATTTCAAATGCTTTTCCCTTCAAAGCTCAAGGGGTTGTTGAGTCGCTTGGATTTGGCAAATTTTCTTCATCTGGGGGAGATGCTGGGAGTCACATGAAAGGAACCCATCCATAACCCCCACCccattttctctcttttatcTGCTTCTCTTTCTTATTTAGAGTAGTACTCATGATATGTCTAGTCAATGCTTCATCATCCTTGATTCCTTTCCCATAGTTAGCTTGGATCCTACATTTTTCCAAAGTAGTTGGCTTCTCAGGTTTTTTATTCATCTCAGGAAGTCTTTTCTTGAATTCAGTTCCAGACGAAAActtgcattagtatttcttTCATCTCCTTTCAACTTGTGGCCTCACCACAACCACCCCCACAAGTGCATGCATCTCTCGCTCTATATATAGCATTTAATACTCCGTCCTCATCAGCAATACATTTTTGAAATTGCTCTGTTTTCTTGGTGATGATATCCAAATAGGAATCCAATCCCACATTACTCTGTTCTAGCTTAAAACACACTCTTTTTGTATTTCTTGAATTCATTgtttcttgaaatattgaatTGATTCCAAGATTCTTTCTGGTTCTTTGATTATTTTATCCAAATGGGTAGTCTTGGATACTTGAAAAATTCAACAATGGTTTGTGCTCCATTGATGGCTGAATCAGTGGAGCAAATGCTAAAGGATATGCGAAAGGCAAAGGCAGAAGGCGCTGATGTTGTTGAGATTAGGCTTGATTGCATAAAGGGTTTCCAGCCTCAGACAGACCTTCAAATCCTATTGAGAAACAAGCCTTTGCCAGTCATCACCGTTTTTAGGTAAGTTACCAAACTCTGTCCTTCCCTTTCTGACACGAGTTGCATAGGTAAataataaggaaaggaaaatgaatATTAGCACTCCTCAGAAACTAAACTTCAGACACTCCTTCGGTACTTTTGCATTATATGAAGTTTAAGAAGTGTTAATTTTCCCTAAGGAAAAATAGAGGACATTTCTTACAAAACATAGCAGTTAATTTTTACTAGTCCCACTCCAAATCTTGACAAAAATGGTGGTGGAATTATTCTATTCTGGGGATTATTCTGTCTGGAAGAAGTTTTGATCTAGTAGATGTTAGATTTTGCGGACGGACTCAGTGGTAGAGTTGTATTTTGCTTGTTGCTGCAAATTGGTTCCAGCCTCTTGAAAATGAAAGGTCGAGTTTTGACAGACATAAAAGTGACAGCGATTGTTTGATGATTTCCCAAAAAGAGTTCTGCTTAAAAACGTATCCGTTAAGGACGAGAGATCTTTCTCAGTGGATGTGTATCCAATCCCGAATTTGGTGGTACAGGTGACCTGACCTTCCATTTGCCCTGGACTCAAGCCAGGGGTCCCGCAGGTGGCTTTGGACACATCACGCTGACTGAGCAGACTATCATCCACAGCCGTAGGTGGTAGGTGGGAATATGCTGTAGAGGGGGAAAAGTCTTGGCTACACTTTAAGCCAAGGGCACAGGACAATAGTTTTACCCAACTTTAATGCTTAGGTGGCATAATGCCATCGGCACTTAATATCCACTTCATCTGTTTTGATTATTTACtgcaaaataaggaaaaaataattaatcatGTCCAAACTAATGTCTGGTGGCATTGCTAATTGGTATACCTTGACCATCAAAAATCGATCAAAATTTCTTAGCTCGGTTGAATCGGTGGGAGTGGTATACCCTGACCATGCAAGATTGatcaaaatttcttaatttgATTGGCCCATTTGGATCCAGTGCGTCTCCTTTAGTATAGAATAGGAGTAGATATAGAATAAAAAGTATCAAgtcgattaaaaaaaaaaaagaagattgaGTCGGTAGGAGGGGGTCACGGGAGAAATAGGGTTTGCATTTTGATTAGATGTTATGAGTTCATTGTAAGAATAGATATGACTATTGTTGTATGGGGTGACCTCGTCCACTTTTGATTCTATGAGGAATTTATTGGACTATATTAGTGTGCATTGAAAATTTGGGGTACTAAAGAACATTAGAATGGAAATTTCTTGTTAATTCTTGTTAATTATGATGAAATATGTGCAAGTATACATTGTAAAAGAATctaaaagtgaaaaaagaaTCATAATGCTAAAGAAATTACATAATCATGGACCTAGCTGACAGAATGAACAGAATCATGTTTTCAGTTGCACTAACTTTACCTAATcggtttatttataaataatcaAGCATAAGCCTTTGCTGTTTCTAATGAAGATTATGATTTAACTTCCGTTGGCTTCTATTATCATTCATAACTGCAGAGCAACGTCTGAAGGTGGTCAGTGTGATGCTGAGTACAAAACACGGTTGGACACATTTCAACTAGCTAAAGAATTGGGAAGTGATTACATCGAGTATGAACTCAAGGTGATCATTTCACAAACATGACACCAGTATTGATTCTGAACTTCTTGGAGGTTACATTATGTGGCTTTGATTTCCAGGAAAGTCGCAACATCTGCAGATATAAAATCATTGCATTCTTCAGGCAATGCTAAGATTATGGAACTTCTGAAATGAAATGCATATTTTTCAAGTAACTGCAGTAACAAATAGAGGTTGCAAATGACAATTGTCATCCATGCTACTTCGACTCTTCGTTTTACCCCTACCGTACCTGTGACACACTCTTCATTTTGCACTAGAGTAGCCATGTCCACGGGACTCCTGTACCCTAGTCCTAGTAACATAGGCTATCACTATAACTGAACATGTCATCTATTCCCGTGTTGGATTTGACtataaagttgaaattttgaatcATCCTAATCGCGTGGAAAATGCTTGGAAGTTGGAATGCGAATCTGAAATCAATCGGgtgtttttgtttcttatggTACAATGGTTGACACTTCTGCTCGGCCTGTCGGTACCTTGAACTAATTAGTTGGCTTTCAATTTGTCTGAGAAGCAATCTATCCACCTCCCTTTCCTAAACATTTGCACAGCATCATATATGTAATCTGGGATAAGACACAAAACTCTCAGACGGTTCCAATAATTACTTAGCGAGAAAATTTAGGATTTCATGCCTTAATAAATTTTGAATTCTGTAGAAGGTTGATGACTTGATGTCTAAAATGTAGTATTTGCTCCATTGATGCCCTTCTGTATCAAACTCTTGGAGTTCATATCTTCTGATTTTCAGCATCATGGTTCACTTAAAGACTCTGCACCCGTGTATCAAAAGTTTACACAATTATTAGAATTTGCCAAAGAAACTAATTATAAGGTGCTGCAAATGAGGTACAAGAACTAGACATGAGTATCAGCATTTGCCTGTTAAAGACTAAAACAGCTGCTGAAGTGATTGTCAGTACCTCTTGTCTACAGCTTGTATTGTTGTTTCTAAGGTCGTAGCTTGGTTTAACAAAGCAATGCCAACGAAATAAGATCTGTGGTTGTATTCCCTATCGTACTATCCTGTGGAAACTGAAACAAAAAAGGCAACTATGGTGCGATGGTCATTGGTTAGTCCTGTTATGAACCACTATCTATGAGTCATAAATGATTGATGCCAGGTCATATTTTGATTCCCTAATCATATCTGCACAGGAGTTAAGCCTAAGCAATACAATCATGTAACTTGCTTAAATTATGTGGCTTGCAGATTTTGATGTTTTTGTAACTCATTAGCTGTTGTCTCAGGTAATGTTTAGTGGTGGCACTTAAAACACACAATCATGAAATACTCCTAAAACTCTTTATTTTAGCACTAAAGGTTCCACAGGTACCATGACCGCAATTGGCAGACAACActgatggtttttttttttttttttttaaatttacctCCAAGGCTCAATTCTTGCAGCTATACTCGTGCTGTAGAATCCATTTGTCAGCCATGTGATGTTCAAAACCATGCTAAGTTGTCAACAGGAATTTCAGGATTAATGGGATTGTAACATGACGCAGGCTTCAATCTGGATGAACCTGAAGTTCTACCTTGGATGTCATTAATGATACTTTTTTCAGGAACATTAaccattttcacttttttttattgttctttTACTATTTCTCTTCAACAGACAAAGAATGACTTTGAAGTCAACTTTTCCATCTCTTACACTTAATTTGAGTATTCACAATATTGTCCTGCAGTTCAGGAGTTTGATAGATATTCAgtgctatatttttttttgaatatttttttctaaTTCCATAAGCTATTAATGATTAACTtgacttttgttcttttcttcagGTTGCCTCTGATCTCATAAGAGAAGGAAAATTCCATCAATCTAGTAGAAGTAAGACGATTGTATCTTCATATATTAATGCTGTGAACTCTTCAAAAGAAGAGCTCAGCCAGCTTGTTGCTAGACTTCAATCAACTGGGGCAGATATCATCAAACTCGTTCTTGATGCGGATACTATTACtgatacagctaaaatttttcaTCTACTTCCCCACTGCCAGGTAATATAACTTCAGAAGAAGTTGAACTTATCCCGCACTATCCACAAGAGATACTGTCTTCAAGGGGAAAAATAGTGTTTGACCTCTGTCATTTACATGGGAGATATAATAGATATATTAGATCATTGTGATGGGCTGAATCCCAAAGTCAAATGTTGAACATGTAAGATGAAGAAAGGGCAAGTATGATGCCATCTGGTTTCCCTATTATACAGAATTTATTAGAAATTAACTTGGACCATTCTACTAGATGGTGAACACAAACTTGTTCTTTTGGTTTGGCACTTATGGTCTGTGCAGAAGTTGGCTATATGAATCAAGTCAAAAATAGAGGTCCATAATATGAGACCATACGTAAAAAAGAAGAGACTTCATTTGTTTTAATCACTAAATATTAAGAATGAAATGTGATAACACAAATATGCAGATAATGATTTTACTTAACAAGGCTTATGACTCTTAAAACGCAGGTTCCACTCATTGCATACTCCACAGGAGAAAGAGGTCTTATAAGTCAGATACTGGGGCCAAAGTTTGGTGGCTGTTTGGTATATGGATCTATTGAAGGAAAGATGGTGGCTGGCCTTCCCACCCTGAGTAGTCTTAGAGAAGCATACGAAGTTGAGTGCATAGATGCAGATACTAAAGTTTTTGGGCTCGTTTCAAAACCAGTTAGTCACAGTAAAGGCCCCCTTTTACATAATCCTACATTCAGACATGTCGGTTACAATGGAGTTTACGTCCCAATGCTTGTGGATGATCTCAAGGAGTTTTTTTACATATACTCAGGTCCTGATTTTGCTGGTTTCAGGTATGTTTTACTTGAGGTTTCACCTTCTTAATGAAGTGGGATAAAGTTCAAAGCTATGTTGTTGAATAGTACTTTGTCCAAAACTCGAACAGGCCAAAGATGACATGTTTTTTCAACCAGATGGCTAGCTTAGAAGTTAGAACGAATTCTTCTCTCCCTTGATCCTCTTGTACCAGACAGGGAATAAGTAAAACTTGGATTTCTTGTGCAAAAATGATCAGTACACCCACTAAATGATAACTCCCCACTTTATGCCTGAAACACACTTGCTGGTGTTAATTTTCCAATTCTACGAGAAATGAATTCTTATATTTACTCTACAAAATCATACTTTAATGTAGTGTTGGGATCCCGTACAAGGAGGCAGTGCTGGATTTTTGTGATGAAGTCCATCCACTTGCTCAGGTGGGCGCATATACTACATGATGTGCTTAACTTTTGCTGTTTTTAACACTTCAGTGAACATTCAACACTACGTATGTTTTAGTATCTTGTTGCCATTAAgtgaaaggggaaaaagaagtaAATGCTTTACATAATCAAACAAAGGTGTATATCTGAGACATTGTATACTTTGATCGGAATGGTATTATTGCTGAGttctaacccaaaaatatcatcATATTCTTTTTCTGCCTGCAAGTACAGCTAGTAAAGGCACATCACTGATTTTTATGAAGGAAATGTTGAAGGATCAAAAGGAAATAACTTTGGGTCTTTTTCATTATCATATGTTGATCCTACATGTATTACTACTAGGAGCGGTTATATGCTATTGGACTTATTTTAGCCAAGTTATCTCAGAGTACACTTCCACCACAGATGTTTCTTTATATGTGGAATTTTGTCCTGGCTGCAGTTCCTAACATATGATGTTTCTTGCTATTCTCCATGATTTACCAACTCATGCATTCTTCATCAGTCTATAGGTGCTGTTAATACCATTGTAAGGAGGCCTAAAGATGGGAAGCTGATAGGTTATAATACAGATTGCGAGGCTTCTATAACTGCAATTGAGGATGCTTTGGGCGGTATGACGCTTTATAACTCAAACTTTTCCATTAGCTATGTAGTTTTTTATCCATTTAGCCATCATGTTACATTTTGTTAGCTAGCCTAAGCTTCAACTAGTTCATAAATATCTGATGAGTAATTAGATTGT
This portion of the Coffea arabica cultivar ET-39 chromosome 2e, Coffea Arabica ET-39 HiFi, whole genome shotgun sequence genome encodes:
- the LOC113732748 gene encoding bifunctional 3-dehydroquinate dehydratase/shikimate dehydrogenase, chloroplastic-like yields the protein MGSLGYLKNSTMVCAPLMAESVEQMLKDMRKAKAEGADVVEIRLDCIKGFQPQTDLQILLRNKPLPVITVFRATSEGGQCDAEYKTRLDTFQLAKELGSDYIEYELKVASDLIREGKFHQSSRSKTIVSSYINAVNSSKEELSQLVARLQSTGADIIKLVLDADTITDTAKIFHLLPHCQVPLIAYSTGERGLISQILGPKFGGCLVYGSIEGKMVAGLPTLSSLREAYEVECIDADTKVFGLVSKPVSHSKGPLLHNPTFRHVGYNGVYVPMLVDDLKEFFYIYSGPDFAGFSVGIPYKEAVLDFCDEVHPLAQSIGAVNTIVRRPKDGKLIGYNTDCEASITAIEDALGVRGIINGEAVSSPLNGRLFVLVGAGGAGRALAFGAKSRGARVVVFDIDLGRAKSLANDVSGEAYPFEDLGSFQPENGAILANATPLGMHPKTADRIPVPERTLKEYRVVFDAVYNPRKTRLLKDAEAAGAIIVSGVEMFLRQAIGQCNLFTGGKAPEDFMREIIMEKF